Proteins from a single region of Bos javanicus breed banteng chromosome 7, ARS-OSU_banteng_1.0, whole genome shotgun sequence:
- the MED26 gene encoding mediator of RNA polymerase II transcription subunit 26 isoform X1, with product MTAAPPSPQQIRDRLLQAIDPQSNIRNMVAVQEVISSLEKYPITKEALEETRLGKLINDVRKKTKNEELAKRAKKLLRSWQKLIEPVHQNEAALRGLAGAPGSANGGAHNCRPEAGAAGPPKSVHDLKYRNDMPRLCGQRLDRLGSRKRRGDQRDLGHPGPPPKVSKASHDSLVPNSSPLPTNGISGSPESFPSPLDSSGHVGPEGNRLEHGENDKHSGKIPVNAVRPHTSSPGLGKPPGPCLQTKAVVLQQLDKVDETPGPPHPKGPPRCSLGSRNSRHEGSFARQRSPYTYKGSLPSPSPRPQSLDATQVPSPLPLAQPSTPPVRRLELLPSAESPVRWLEQPEGHQRLAGLGCKAGLPPAEPLLPRAGFSPDSSKADSDAASSGGSDSKKKKRYRPRDYTVNLDGQVAEAGVKPVRLKERKLTFDPMTRQIKPLTQKEPVRADSPVHTEQPRTELDKPEAKASLQSPFEQTNWKELSRNEIIQSYLSRQSSLLSSSGAQTPGAHHFMSEYLKQEESTRRGARKPHVLVPHGPPTDFPGLSREVTRDDLDKIQAHQWPGVNGCQDTQGNWYDWTQCISLDPHGDDGRLNILPYVCLD from the exons ATCCGGAACATGGTGGCGGTGCAGGAAGTCATCTCCAGCCTGGAGAAATACCCCATTACCAAAGAGGCACTGGAG GAAACCCGCCTTGGGAAGCTCATCAACGACGTCCGCAAGAAGACCAAGAACGAGGAGCTCGCCAAGCGGGCCAAGAAGCTGCTGCGGAGCTGGCAGAAGCTCATCGAGCCCGTGCACCAGAATGAGGCTGCGCTGCGGGGGCTGGCGGGTGCCCCCGGCTCGGCCAACGGCGGTGCCCATAACTGCCGGCCAGAGGCAGGGGCGGCCGGCCCGCCTAAGAGTGTCCACGACCTGAAGTACCGCAATGACATGCCAAGGCTGTGCGGGCAGCGGCTGGACAGGTTGGGCAGCCGCAAGCGCCGGGGAGACCAGCGTGACCTTGGTCACCCTGGGCCACCTCCCAAGGTCTCCAAGGCGAGCCATGACTCCCTGGTACCCAACTCATCCCCGCTCCCCACCAATGGGATCAGCGGGAGTCCCGAGAGCTTCCCCAGCCCCCTGGACAGCAGTGGGCACGTGGGCCCTGAGGGCAACCGCCTGGAGCACGGCGAGAACGACAAGCACAGTGGCAAGATCCCCGTCAATGCCGTGAGGCCGCACACCAGCTCCCCGGGCCTGGGCAAGCCCCCCGGGCCCTGTTTGCAGACGAAGGCTGTGGTGCTGCAGCAGTTGGACAAGGTGGACGAGACTCCAgggcccccccaccccaagggGCCACCTCGCTGCTCTCTTGGTTCCCGGAACTCACGGCACGAGGGCTCCTTTGCCCGGCAGCGGAGCCCGTACACGTACAAGGGCTCCCTGCCCAGCCCATCACCTCGGCCCCAGTCGCTGGATGCCACGCAGGTGCCATCACCGCTTCCGTTGGCCCAGCCGTCCACGCCCCCTGTGCGGCGACTCGAGCTGTTGCCCAGCGCAGAGAGCCCTGTGCGCTGGCTGGAGCAGCCAGAGGGCCACCAGCGGCTTGCAGGGTTGGGCTGCAAGGCGGGGCTGCCGCCGGCCGAGCCCCTCCTGCCCCGGGCAGGCTTCTCCCCAGACTCCTCCAAGGCGGACAGCGATGCTGCCTCCTCCGGTGGGTCAGACAGCAAAAAGAAGAAGAGGTACCGGCCTCGTGACTACACGGTTAACTTGGACGGGCAGGTGGCTGAGGCTGGTGTCAAGCCTGTCCGGTTAAAAGAGCGGAAGCTCACCTTTGACCCCATGACAAGACAGATCAAACCTCTGACCCAGAAAGAGCCAGTGCGGGCCGACAGCCCCGTGCACACGGAGCAGCCCAGGACAGAGCTGGACAAGCCCGAGGCCAAGGCCAGCCTCCAGAGCCCTTTTGAACAGACGAACTGGAAGGAACTGTCGCGCAACGAGATCATCCAGTCCTACCTGAGCCGGCAGAGCAGCCTGCTCTCGTCGTCGGGCGCACAGACCCCGGGCGCTCACCACTTCATGTCCGAGTACCTGAAGCAGGAGGAAAGCACTCGGCGCGGGGCCCGGAAGCCGCACGTGCTGGTGCCTCATGGCCCGCCCACGGACTTCCCTGGGCTGAGCCGCGAGGTCACCCGGGACGATCTGGACAAAATCCAGGCCCACCAGTGGCCAGGGGTGAACGGGTGTCAGGACACACAGGGTAACTGGTATGACTGGACGCAGTGCATATCGCTCGACCCGCACGGCGACGACGGGCGGTTGAACATTCTGCCTTATGTCTGCTTGGACTGA
- the MED26 gene encoding mediator of RNA polymerase II transcription subunit 26 isoform X2, translating into MEKIIFPPRNWKIRNMVAVQEVISSLEKYPITKEALEETRLGKLINDVRKKTKNEELAKRAKKLLRSWQKLIEPVHQNEAALRGLAGAPGSANGGAHNCRPEAGAAGPPKSVHDLKYRNDMPRLCGQRLDRLGSRKRRGDQRDLGHPGPPPKVSKASHDSLVPNSSPLPTNGISGSPESFPSPLDSSGHVGPEGNRLEHGENDKHSGKIPVNAVRPHTSSPGLGKPPGPCLQTKAVVLQQLDKVDETPGPPHPKGPPRCSLGSRNSRHEGSFARQRSPYTYKGSLPSPSPRPQSLDATQVPSPLPLAQPSTPPVRRLELLPSAESPVRWLEQPEGHQRLAGLGCKAGLPPAEPLLPRAGFSPDSSKADSDAASSGGSDSKKKKRYRPRDYTVNLDGQVAEAGVKPVRLKERKLTFDPMTRQIKPLTQKEPVRADSPVHTEQPRTELDKPEAKASLQSPFEQTNWKELSRNEIIQSYLSRQSSLLSSSGAQTPGAHHFMSEYLKQEESTRRGARKPHVLVPHGPPTDFPGLSREVTRDDLDKIQAHQWPGVNGCQDTQGNWYDWTQCISLDPHGDDGRLNILPYVCLD; encoded by the exons ATCCGGAACATGGTGGCGGTGCAGGAAGTCATCTCCAGCCTGGAGAAATACCCCATTACCAAAGAGGCACTGGAG GAAACCCGCCTTGGGAAGCTCATCAACGACGTCCGCAAGAAGACCAAGAACGAGGAGCTCGCCAAGCGGGCCAAGAAGCTGCTGCGGAGCTGGCAGAAGCTCATCGAGCCCGTGCACCAGAATGAGGCTGCGCTGCGGGGGCTGGCGGGTGCCCCCGGCTCGGCCAACGGCGGTGCCCATAACTGCCGGCCAGAGGCAGGGGCGGCCGGCCCGCCTAAGAGTGTCCACGACCTGAAGTACCGCAATGACATGCCAAGGCTGTGCGGGCAGCGGCTGGACAGGTTGGGCAGCCGCAAGCGCCGGGGAGACCAGCGTGACCTTGGTCACCCTGGGCCACCTCCCAAGGTCTCCAAGGCGAGCCATGACTCCCTGGTACCCAACTCATCCCCGCTCCCCACCAATGGGATCAGCGGGAGTCCCGAGAGCTTCCCCAGCCCCCTGGACAGCAGTGGGCACGTGGGCCCTGAGGGCAACCGCCTGGAGCACGGCGAGAACGACAAGCACAGTGGCAAGATCCCCGTCAATGCCGTGAGGCCGCACACCAGCTCCCCGGGCCTGGGCAAGCCCCCCGGGCCCTGTTTGCAGACGAAGGCTGTGGTGCTGCAGCAGTTGGACAAGGTGGACGAGACTCCAgggcccccccaccccaagggGCCACCTCGCTGCTCTCTTGGTTCCCGGAACTCACGGCACGAGGGCTCCTTTGCCCGGCAGCGGAGCCCGTACACGTACAAGGGCTCCCTGCCCAGCCCATCACCTCGGCCCCAGTCGCTGGATGCCACGCAGGTGCCATCACCGCTTCCGTTGGCCCAGCCGTCCACGCCCCCTGTGCGGCGACTCGAGCTGTTGCCCAGCGCAGAGAGCCCTGTGCGCTGGCTGGAGCAGCCAGAGGGCCACCAGCGGCTTGCAGGGTTGGGCTGCAAGGCGGGGCTGCCGCCGGCCGAGCCCCTCCTGCCCCGGGCAGGCTTCTCCCCAGACTCCTCCAAGGCGGACAGCGATGCTGCCTCCTCCGGTGGGTCAGACAGCAAAAAGAAGAAGAGGTACCGGCCTCGTGACTACACGGTTAACTTGGACGGGCAGGTGGCTGAGGCTGGTGTCAAGCCTGTCCGGTTAAAAGAGCGGAAGCTCACCTTTGACCCCATGACAAGACAGATCAAACCTCTGACCCAGAAAGAGCCAGTGCGGGCCGACAGCCCCGTGCACACGGAGCAGCCCAGGACAGAGCTGGACAAGCCCGAGGCCAAGGCCAGCCTCCAGAGCCCTTTTGAACAGACGAACTGGAAGGAACTGTCGCGCAACGAGATCATCCAGTCCTACCTGAGCCGGCAGAGCAGCCTGCTCTCGTCGTCGGGCGCACAGACCCCGGGCGCTCACCACTTCATGTCCGAGTACCTGAAGCAGGAGGAAAGCACTCGGCGCGGGGCCCGGAAGCCGCACGTGCTGGTGCCTCATGGCCCGCCCACGGACTTCCCTGGGCTGAGCCGCGAGGTCACCCGGGACGATCTGGACAAAATCCAGGCCCACCAGTGGCCAGGGGTGAACGGGTGTCAGGACACACAGGGTAACTGGTATGACTGGACGCAGTGCATATCGCTCGACCCGCACGGCGACGACGGGCGGTTGAACATTCTGCCTTATGTCTGCTTGGACTGA
- the MED26 gene encoding mediator of RNA polymerase II transcription subunit 26 isoform X3 has translation MVAVQEVISSLEKYPITKEALEETRLGKLINDVRKKTKNEELAKRAKKLLRSWQKLIEPVHQNEAALRGLAGAPGSANGGAHNCRPEAGAAGPPKSVHDLKYRNDMPRLCGQRLDRLGSRKRRGDQRDLGHPGPPPKVSKASHDSLVPNSSPLPTNGISGSPESFPSPLDSSGHVGPEGNRLEHGENDKHSGKIPVNAVRPHTSSPGLGKPPGPCLQTKAVVLQQLDKVDETPGPPHPKGPPRCSLGSRNSRHEGSFARQRSPYTYKGSLPSPSPRPQSLDATQVPSPLPLAQPSTPPVRRLELLPSAESPVRWLEQPEGHQRLAGLGCKAGLPPAEPLLPRAGFSPDSSKADSDAASSGGSDSKKKKRYRPRDYTVNLDGQVAEAGVKPVRLKERKLTFDPMTRQIKPLTQKEPVRADSPVHTEQPRTELDKPEAKASLQSPFEQTNWKELSRNEIIQSYLSRQSSLLSSSGAQTPGAHHFMSEYLKQEESTRRGARKPHVLVPHGPPTDFPGLSREVTRDDLDKIQAHQWPGVNGCQDTQGNWYDWTQCISLDPHGDDGRLNILPYVCLD, from the exons ATGGTGGCGGTGCAGGAAGTCATCTCCAGCCTGGAGAAATACCCCATTACCAAAGAGGCACTGGAG GAAACCCGCCTTGGGAAGCTCATCAACGACGTCCGCAAGAAGACCAAGAACGAGGAGCTCGCCAAGCGGGCCAAGAAGCTGCTGCGGAGCTGGCAGAAGCTCATCGAGCCCGTGCACCAGAATGAGGCTGCGCTGCGGGGGCTGGCGGGTGCCCCCGGCTCGGCCAACGGCGGTGCCCATAACTGCCGGCCAGAGGCAGGGGCGGCCGGCCCGCCTAAGAGTGTCCACGACCTGAAGTACCGCAATGACATGCCAAGGCTGTGCGGGCAGCGGCTGGACAGGTTGGGCAGCCGCAAGCGCCGGGGAGACCAGCGTGACCTTGGTCACCCTGGGCCACCTCCCAAGGTCTCCAAGGCGAGCCATGACTCCCTGGTACCCAACTCATCCCCGCTCCCCACCAATGGGATCAGCGGGAGTCCCGAGAGCTTCCCCAGCCCCCTGGACAGCAGTGGGCACGTGGGCCCTGAGGGCAACCGCCTGGAGCACGGCGAGAACGACAAGCACAGTGGCAAGATCCCCGTCAATGCCGTGAGGCCGCACACCAGCTCCCCGGGCCTGGGCAAGCCCCCCGGGCCCTGTTTGCAGACGAAGGCTGTGGTGCTGCAGCAGTTGGACAAGGTGGACGAGACTCCAgggcccccccaccccaagggGCCACCTCGCTGCTCTCTTGGTTCCCGGAACTCACGGCACGAGGGCTCCTTTGCCCGGCAGCGGAGCCCGTACACGTACAAGGGCTCCCTGCCCAGCCCATCACCTCGGCCCCAGTCGCTGGATGCCACGCAGGTGCCATCACCGCTTCCGTTGGCCCAGCCGTCCACGCCCCCTGTGCGGCGACTCGAGCTGTTGCCCAGCGCAGAGAGCCCTGTGCGCTGGCTGGAGCAGCCAGAGGGCCACCAGCGGCTTGCAGGGTTGGGCTGCAAGGCGGGGCTGCCGCCGGCCGAGCCCCTCCTGCCCCGGGCAGGCTTCTCCCCAGACTCCTCCAAGGCGGACAGCGATGCTGCCTCCTCCGGTGGGTCAGACAGCAAAAAGAAGAAGAGGTACCGGCCTCGTGACTACACGGTTAACTTGGACGGGCAGGTGGCTGAGGCTGGTGTCAAGCCTGTCCGGTTAAAAGAGCGGAAGCTCACCTTTGACCCCATGACAAGACAGATCAAACCTCTGACCCAGAAAGAGCCAGTGCGGGCCGACAGCCCCGTGCACACGGAGCAGCCCAGGACAGAGCTGGACAAGCCCGAGGCCAAGGCCAGCCTCCAGAGCCCTTTTGAACAGACGAACTGGAAGGAACTGTCGCGCAACGAGATCATCCAGTCCTACCTGAGCCGGCAGAGCAGCCTGCTCTCGTCGTCGGGCGCACAGACCCCGGGCGCTCACCACTTCATGTCCGAGTACCTGAAGCAGGAGGAAAGCACTCGGCGCGGGGCCCGGAAGCCGCACGTGCTGGTGCCTCATGGCCCGCCCACGGACTTCCCTGGGCTGAGCCGCGAGGTCACCCGGGACGATCTGGACAAAATCCAGGCCCACCAGTGGCCAGGGGTGAACGGGTGTCAGGACACACAGGGTAACTGGTATGACTGGACGCAGTGCATATCGCTCGACCCGCACGGCGACGACGGGCGGTTGAACATTCTGCCTTATGTCTGCTTGGACTGA